Sequence from the Kineosporia succinea genome:
GGTCGCTCTTCTCGTCGATGTAGCGGATCGTGTCGTCGCGCCCACCCTGCAGTCCCCACGGCAGCTCGGAGCTGTCGGCGCCGCGCAGGTAGTGCCCGAAGAACTCGGACACGTGCCGGTCGCCGGGAGCCGGGTAGAGCCCGAACGTCGCGAGAAGGTCGGCGGAGACCGGCAGATGCACCCCCTCCTCGTTCGTCGACGGCGCGTCCGCACCACCCGCACGCTCCGAAACCGCCCGCCTCAGCAGCGGATACAGATCCTCGGCGCCGTACCGCAGGTCGAGCAGCCAGCACAGGTGGTTGAGCCCGGCGAAGGTCGCACCGATCTCCCGGGCCGGGATGCCCAGGTCCGCCGCGATCTTCGACAGCGTGTGCATGGTGCCGTGGCACAGCCCGATCGCGTCGACCGGCGCCGTGCTGGTGATGGCCCGGACGTTGGCGGTCAGCGGATTGGTGTAGTTGACGAAGAGCGCGCCCGGCGCCAGCTCGGCGACGTCCTGGGCAACCGCGGAGAGCTCCGGCACATGACGCAGCGCCCGCAGCACACCACCCGGCCCGACGCTGTCACCCACGGTCTGCACGATGCCGTACCGCTCGGGCACTTCCAGGTCGTGGCGCCAGCCGTCGGCCCCACCCACCGCGATGGTCGTCGTCACGAACCGTGCGCCCGCTAGTGCTTCGCGCCGGTCGGTGTGCGGGACGAAGGTCAGATCGGCCCCCTTCTCGGCTGCGATGCGCCGTCCGACCCGGGCCATCGTCTCCGCCGCGTCTTCCACCAGGTCGACGAGATGCACCGTCCAGCCGTCGAACACCCGGTTGTCGGCCAGGTCGTTCATCAGCCCGGGCGTGAACACCGTGCTCCCGGCACCGATCAGGACGATGGAATTCTCACTCATGGAACACCTTTCAGCGTGTACTACCGGCCAGCAGACCATCGACGATGTAGCGGTTGAACACGAGTGCGAGACCGACCGGCACCACGATGGCCAGCACCCCGGCCGCGTCGA
This genomic interval carries:
- a CDS encoding family 4 glycosyl hydrolase; amino-acid sequence: MSENSIVLIGAGSTVFTPGLMNDLADNRVFDGWTVHLVDLVEDAAETMARVGRRIAAEKGADLTFVPHTDRREALAGARFVTTTIAVGGADGWRHDLEVPERYGIVQTVGDSVGPGGVLRALRHVPELSAVAQDVAELAPGALFVNYTNPLTANVRAITSTAPVDAIGLCHGTMHTLSKIAADLGIPAREIGATFAGLNHLCWLLDLRYGAEDLYPLLRRAVSERAGGADAPSTNEEGVHLPVSADLLATFGLYPAPGDRHVSEFFGHYLRGADSSELPWGLQGGRDDTIRYIDEKSDLWDRLHAQADGTEPLAPVDDGEAERLVDICAAVVTGREHVELAVNVPNQGKIPNLPAEAVVEIPAVVGASGVTGLGVGALPSAIAAVLTARAQQQEITVQAALTGSRELALQALVLDPLVPGLAVATSILDDACVAHGSTMDRFRA